A genomic segment from Polyangium mundeleinium encodes:
- a CDS encoding DUF5010 domain-containing protein yields the protein MKPRNVATGLEWAALLGPVALISGLLSGCFDQTMSQVDSPEQSSAAAVGAGPRAQATGTRAMSHPIDEKDLGPFKLKPEWTGPCARVEVVDVNLGHAPEAFVRAAHCQITGKEPSAEVVRGWAEKLRSQPRTRRIDVVRTLCEEEKRTCQLAYSDPWENHPELAGAPLKKLKRDIGAVFMYFFNCPNEVNCKMDWANTHAPGMAEEHPLLGFGERKAGYYVPSNPGFWRRELVDAKYAGLDFLLLNTYGPDIEEGRLEPLAKALASLDDPIKIAFFDDTWTWGQPYFSEAWKQKPDLNDTEAAAKRIYEMKWRPFFSQLDKRHWYRFKGKPFVYFYNAGTLLPRTKSAALITRLKEMFAAEFHEEPFVDADSAYFEDAAMERVADARYQWFTFNSPERRSRSTLKGHVIDHAMVKWDAVGRDLPGKLPRQTDLIIKDAAVFSRVLEETRDAELLVIATWNDLGEGTGINRNYDYYFHGQWQRPDYFMQLIRKSQSGQ from the coding sequence ATGAAGCCGCGAAACGTCGCGACCGGCCTCGAGTGGGCGGCCCTCCTGGGGCCGGTCGCGCTGATTTCGGGCCTGCTCTCGGGCTGCTTCGACCAGACGATGAGCCAGGTCGACAGCCCTGAGCAGAGCTCCGCGGCAGCGGTGGGCGCTGGGCCTCGGGCCCAAGCGACGGGAACACGAGCCATGAGCCATCCCATCGACGAAAAAGACCTCGGACCGTTCAAGCTCAAGCCCGAATGGACGGGTCCCTGTGCGCGTGTGGAGGTCGTCGACGTCAACCTCGGACACGCGCCAGAAGCCTTCGTGCGCGCGGCCCATTGCCAGATCACGGGCAAGGAGCCGAGCGCCGAGGTCGTCCGCGGGTGGGCTGAAAAGCTCAGGAGCCAGCCGAGGACCCGCCGTATCGATGTCGTGCGTACGCTCTGCGAAGAGGAAAAGCGCACCTGCCAGCTCGCCTATTCGGATCCCTGGGAAAACCACCCCGAGCTCGCGGGGGCTCCGCTCAAGAAGCTGAAGCGCGACATCGGCGCCGTGTTCATGTACTTCTTCAATTGCCCGAACGAGGTCAATTGCAAGATGGACTGGGCCAACACGCACGCGCCGGGTATGGCGGAGGAGCATCCGCTGCTCGGCTTCGGCGAGCGGAAAGCCGGCTACTACGTGCCCTCGAACCCTGGGTTCTGGCGACGCGAGCTCGTCGACGCGAAGTACGCGGGCCTCGATTTCTTGCTGCTCAACACGTATGGCCCCGATATCGAGGAGGGCAGGCTCGAGCCCCTCGCGAAGGCGCTCGCGAGCCTCGACGACCCGATCAAGATCGCGTTCTTCGACGACACCTGGACCTGGGGTCAGCCCTACTTCTCCGAGGCCTGGAAACAGAAGCCCGATCTCAACGACACGGAAGCAGCGGCGAAGCGAATCTACGAGATGAAGTGGAGGCCCTTCTTCTCGCAGCTGGACAAACGCCATTGGTATCGCTTCAAGGGCAAGCCCTTCGTCTACTTCTACAACGCGGGCACGCTCCTGCCTCGCACCAAGTCCGCAGCTTTGATCACGAGGCTCAAGGAGATGTTCGCCGCGGAGTTCCACGAGGAGCCGTTCGTCGACGCGGACTCCGCTTATTTCGAGGATGCGGCCATGGAGCGCGTGGCGGATGCGCGTTATCAGTGGTTCACATTCAACTCCCCCGAGCGCCGCAGCCGTTCGACGCTCAAGGGCCATGTCATCGATCACGCGATGGTCAAGTGGGACGCGGTGGGCCGTGATCTGCCCGGGAAGCTCCCCCGCCAAACCGACCTGATCATCAAAGACGCCGCCGTCTTTTCACGCGTGCTCGAAGAGACGCGTGACGCCGAGCTGCTCGTGATCGCGACCTGGAACGACCTCGGCGAGGGGACCGGGATCAACCGCAACTACGATTACTACTTCCATGGGCAGTGGCAACGCCCCGACTACTTCATGCAGCTCATCCGGAAGTCACAGAGCGGACAATGA